In Cellulomonas wangsupingiae, the genomic window TCGACGACGAGGACGACAAGAAGTGACCGAGGACCGCACCTCCTCGGGGCGCACCCCCGACCCCGAGGAGACCCCCCGGTTCACCGACAAGCGTCGCGTCGACCCCGAGACGGGCGAGGTGCGCGAGCCCACCCCCGAGGAGGCCGTGCTGGCCGAGGCCGAGCAGGTCACCACGGAGGCGGAGGAGTCGGTCGTGCTCGAGGGCCTCGTCGAGGCCCAGAAGCTCGCGGCCGAGCGCCTCGACGAGCTGCAGCGCGCCCAGGCGGCGCACTACAACCTCGAGCAGCAGTACAACGCGTACGTGAAGCGCTCCAAGGCCGAGGCGATCACCGCCCACGACCGCGGGGTCGCCGCCGTCGCCGAGGCGCTGATCCCGGTCCTCGACGACATCGAGCTGGCACGCCGGCACGGTGACCTGTCGGGCCCGTTCGCGTCGATCGCGGAGAAGCTCGAGGGCACGCTGGAGCGCTTCGGCGTCGTGCGGTACGGCGAGGCCGGCGAGGCGTTCGACCCGGCCGTGCACGAGGCGCTGATGCACTCCCACGCGGAGGACGTCACGGAGCCGACGGTGCAGCAGGTGCTGCAGCCCGGCTACCGGACCCCCGACCGGATCCTGCGGGCCGCGCGCGTCGCGGTCGTGGACCCGGAGGCCTGAGGACCAGCATCATCAGCACCACACGACGCGGGGGCGGCGGCCGGACCACCGGCCGTCGCCTCCGCAGCACCGGGAGAACCACCACGGACACGCA contains:
- a CDS encoding nucleotide exchange factor GrpE: MTEDRTSSGRTPDPEETPRFTDKRRVDPETGEVREPTPEEAVLAEAEQVTTEAEESVVLEGLVEAQKLAAERLDELQRAQAAHYNLEQQYNAYVKRSKAEAITAHDRGVAAVAEALIPVLDDIELARRHGDLSGPFASIAEKLEGTLERFGVVRYGEAGEAFDPAVHEALMHSHAEDVTEPTVQQVLQPGYRTPDRILRAARVAVVDPEA